In Streptomyces sclerotialus, the DNA window GCCGTCGGCTGCTGATCGTTCTGGACAACGCGGCCTGTGCCGAGCAGGTCCGGGCCCTGCTCCCCGGCACCTCGTCCAGCCTGGTGCTGGTCACCAGCCGGAACGGGTTGCCCGGCCTGATCGCCAGGGAGGGGGCACGCCGGATCGTGCTGGACGGGCTGCCCGAGGACGACGCCGTCCGGCTGTTCGGCCGGCTCATGGGCGAGCCGTTCGTCGCACGGCACCGCCCGGCGGTGCGCAGGCTCGTCGCCGCGTGCGACGGCCTGCCGCTCGCCATCCGCATCGCGGCGACCCGGCTCAAGGTCGCGCCCTCGGCCGAGGCGGCCCTCGCCGGCTTCGACGACGGCGACCTGGTCGACTTCCTGGAGCTCCCCGGTGACCGGGAATCCTCGCTGAGCGCCGTCATCGGCTCGTCCTACGAGGCGCTCCCGCCCGAAGCCGCCCTGGTGTTCACGGCGCTCGGCCGGCAGCACGAGCGGATGGTCACGCTCCGGCTGGCGGCCACGCTGAGCGGTACGGAGCCCTCGGACTGCCGCCGCGCCCTGCACACGCTGGTCGACGCGGGACTCCTCCGTGAAGCGGCTCCCGACCGGTTCCGCCTGGGCGGCCTCGTGCTCGCCTACGCACGGCGGCTGGCCGGACAGCAGTCCTCGGTCGCGGGTCAACGCGCGGAAGCCGACGGCCGGTCGGCGACGATCACCACGATCGTGCCGAGCACCGACAACGAGAGATTACAGATGATCTCGTAACCCTGAAGCGGCTCGATGTGCGGGATGACGTAGCGGTTGACGAAATTGAGCACCGGGCTCAGGAGGGGCTGCGTGGCCAGCTGGTCAATCGTACCGCTGATTCCGGCGGCGATCAGAAAAACTCCTAGGAATTGCCATATCTTTGTCATGTCCGCACGCTAAGCGCGTCCGGCGGCCGGGCGTATCGGTCACTGGTGTGCCCCGCACCGACCGAAGTCCCGGAAATCGGGCCCGTCGGCCAGACCAAAGTACTTGCCCGCGCCGACCGAAGTACCCCACCGCGCAAGGGGGTTACCCCAGCTGCTCAGCCGCGGCCGATCCTCGGGGGTGCGGCAGTGGTCACCAGCTACGCTGACCCCATGCCCACTGCCGCATCCTCCCCGGTCGACGTGTTGATCGCCGATGACGACCCGCTGGTCCGCGCGGGCCTCGCCGTGATGCTGGGCGGAGCACCGGACCTGCGCGTCGTCGCCGAGGCAGGGGACGGCGCCGAGGCGGTCCGGCTGGCCCGGCAGCACCGCCCCGACGTGGTCCTCATGGACATCCGTATGCCGGTCATGGACGGTCTGGCCGCCACCGAGGAGCTGCGTGCCATGAGCGACGCGCCCGAGGTGCTCGTCCTGACCACGTTCGACGCCGACGCGTACGTACTGCGCGCGCTGCGCGCGGGTGCGGCCGGGTTCGCGCTGAAGGACACCCCGCCGCCGGAGATCGTCTCGGCCATCCGGCGGGTGGCCGAGGGGCAGCCGGTGCTTTCACCGGCCGTCACACAGCGCCTCATCGACCGAGTCGTGTCCGCACAGGACCACACGGGGCGCCGCCGGGCGGCCGAGGAGCGGCTGGCGGTGCTCAGCGACCGTGAACGGGCGGTCGCCCTCGGCATCGGCCAGGGGAAGTCCAATGCGGAAATCAGCGGGACGCTCTTCCTCGGCGTCTCCACGGTCAAGACATACGTGTCGAGCATCCTGACCAAACTCGGTCTCAACAATCGGGTCCAGATCGCGCTGCTGGTGCACGACTCCGGGGAAGTGGAAAATCACGGCTGAGGCCGTGACCGCGGCCGGGCATTCCCGCGCGGCGGGTTTCCGCCCTCCGGCCACGACGGAAAGCCACCCCGCTGTTACCGAGCGGAGCAGCGGTGACGAGTGCCGGTGAACGGATGAAAGAACTCGAAGAAGAGCCATGGACAGGCCTCCCACGTGGCTGATTAGGGTGCATGCACCGTTGTCAACTGACCACTGCAACAGGGGCACCACATGGGGGAACTGAAAGTCCGCGGCCGTGCGAGCGAAGACCGCTCCGCGCTGCGCGGAGCCGGCCGGAAAACGGCGGCTTCAGTGCGGAGGACCACCGCACACCGCACCACTCTCGAATTGCCGGCCGGTATATCTCTGGACGACTGGCAGCGCATCGGCAACCAGCTCTACGTCGCCGCCGACTCCTCGGCCTGGTGGCTCGGCGACTGGCTCATCTACGGCCGGACCGCCTACCCGGGCCGCTACCAGCGCGCGGTGGAGGAGACCCGGCTCGACTACCAGACGCTGCGCAACTACGCCTGGGTCGCCCGGCGGTTCGCCCCGCCGCGCAGGCGCGCCGCGCTGAGCTTCCAGCACCACGCCGAGCTGGCGAGCCTTCCGGAGACCGAGCAGGAGTACTGGCTGGACCGGGCCGAGCGGCTCAGCTGGTCACGGAATTTCCTGCGCAGCCGCGTCAAGGCGGCCCGCCGGCCCGTCGAGGAGTCGGCGGAGCGGAAGGCCCTCAGCATGCGCATCCAGGTGAACGTCTCGCAGGACCGGCGCCGACGCTGGGCCCAGGCCGCGGCCGAGGCCGATCAGGACCTCCAGGGCTGGGCGAAGTCGATCCTCGACTACGCGGCGGCCGCCGCGCTCAGGGAGTGACCAGCGGCGTACCGACGCCCCACGGCAATGTGCCGTGAAGGGGCCTGTACCGCCGAGGAGTGGTTCTACTGCCGGTAGGGCCGGGGCACTTGCCCTGGCCCTACCGGGTCTCGGAGTCCCCGGGACCGTCGGGACGTCTCCCGCACACCTCACCACCCGCGGCGCTCTCCGCCTGCCACGTGCGGACCGACTGCCGGGACACCCCGTACCGCTGGGCGACCTCAATGAGTGGCGTGCCGGCGCTCGGTGCACGTCGCTTCGGGTGTGATGCAGGAGAAGGGCCGGCAGCAGGGCGACCGGTCGGCCGGGCGGAGGTACCGCGCGGTGCCGTGGACCGGGAGGCCGGTTCGGTACGTTCTTCTTGGGGGTGCGGTCCGGCGTCATCTGGCGTCCGGGGTGTGCGCGCTTCTGCTGCGCGGCGTACCGGACCGAGGGCTACCGCTCCGCCCGGCCGCGTAGACGGGGCGAGGTCCGGATGAACCCCGGCCGGCGGGCGCAGGGCGTCCGAGCTGGGCCGGTGGCCGGGTCGGGCGCTCGGCGGGCGGCCACGTGCTGCCCGCAGGCGTGTGCGGGCGCGGCGGGTGGCGGCGGAGCGGTCCCCGGATGAGGTGTTTCCGGCCGTCCAGTTCTGTTTCCTGGCGAGGGGGCTGGCTACGCGTCTGCGGTCGGACCCTGGCAAGGAGGACGAAGTGCTCACTCAGGAACAGATCGCGGTGGTGCTGAACCACCCGGTGTACGACGCCGAAGGGAACAAGGTAGGGGACGCCAGGCACGTCTTCTTCGACGACATCACAGGCCGGCCCGACTGGGTCACCGTCAGGACCGGTCTGTTCGGCACGAAGGAGACCTTCGTGCCGACCCAGGAAGCCACCGTCGTGGAGGACCACCTGGAGGTCCCGTACCCCAAGAGCCGGATCAAGGACGCCCCGAACGTCGACGTGGACGCCGGCGGTCATCTGTCCCGGGCCGACGAGGACCGGCTGTTCGAGTACTACGGGCTCGGCGGCGGGCGCTCCGCCACGACCGCGGCGACGGGCGCGGGCACGGAAACGGGCGCGGGCCCGGAAACGGCCACGCAGGAGCCCGGCACCGTGGAGGAGGCCGGCGGCGACGCGATGACGCGCTCCGAGGAGCAGCTGCACGTCGGGACCGAGCGCCGCGAAGTGGGGCGGGCGCGGCTGCGCAAGTACGTGGTCACCGAGGAGGTCCAGCGGACCGTTCCGGTGACCCGCGAGGAGGTCCGGATCGAGCGGGAACCGATCACCGACGCCAACCGTGACGCGGCGATGACCGGGCCGGACATCTCCGAGGCCGAGCACGAGGTGACCCTGCACGAGGAGCGGCCGGTGATGGAGACCGAGACCGTGCCGGTGGAGCAGGTGCGCATGACGACCGAGGAGCGTACGGGCGAGGAGACCGTCCGGGGCGAGGTCCGCAAGGAGAAGATCGGGGTCGAGGTCTCCGACCGGGACGCCGACCGGGACGCCGGCCGGTCCGGCCGGGACGAGGGCCGCGAGCGCTGAGGGGCGCCGCACCGGCTCGTGGAGCCCGTCGAGGGTGTCGTGAATGGTGCTGTGCGGGCGCGCGCGGAGACCCTAGGCTCGGAGATGCAAGGAAC includes these proteins:
- a CDS encoding DUF2382 domain-containing protein, producing MLTQEQIAVVLNHPVYDAEGNKVGDARHVFFDDITGRPDWVTVRTGLFGTKETFVPTQEATVVEDHLEVPYPKSRIKDAPNVDVDAGGHLSRADEDRLFEYYGLGGGRSATTAATGAGTETGAGPETATQEPGTVEEAGGDAMTRSEEQLHVGTERREVGRARLRKYVVTEEVQRTVPVTREEVRIEREPITDANRDAAMTGPDISEAEHEVTLHEERPVMETETVPVEQVRMTTEERTGEETVRGEVRKEKIGVEVSDRDADRDAGRSGRDEGRER
- a CDS encoding response regulator; this translates as MPTAASSPVDVLIADDDPLVRAGLAVMLGGAPDLRVVAEAGDGAEAVRLARQHRPDVVLMDIRMPVMDGLAATEELRAMSDAPEVLVLTTFDADAYVLRALRAGAAGFALKDTPPPEIVSAIRRVAEGQPVLSPAVTQRLIDRVVSAQDHTGRRRAAEERLAVLSDRERAVALGIGQGKSNAEISGTLFLGVSTVKTYVSSILTKLGLNNRVQIALLVHDSGEVENHG
- a CDS encoding LmbU family transcriptional regulator: MRRTTAHRTTLELPAGISLDDWQRIGNQLYVAADSSAWWLGDWLIYGRTAYPGRYQRAVEETRLDYQTLRNYAWVARRFAPPRRRAALSFQHHAELASLPETEQEYWLDRAERLSWSRNFLRSRVKAARRPVEESAERKALSMRIQVNVSQDRRRRWAQAAAEADQDLQGWAKSILDYAAAAALRE